From Patescibacteria group bacterium, a single genomic window includes:
- the rplS gene encoding 50S ribosomal protein L19 encodes MTETTQTETIYKPGMVVKVHQKIKELNAKGEEKERIQVFEGTIIAAKHGQEAGGTITVRKISNGVGVEKIFPIHSPVVDKIEVVKQYDVRRAKLNYLRDPMFKRRLKEKK; translated from the coding sequence ATGACCGAAACCACACAGACCGAAACCATTTACAAACCAGGCATGGTCGTAAAGGTTCATCAAAAAATCAAAGAATTAAATGCCAAGGGCGAAGAAAAAGAACGTATCCAGGTTTTTGAGGGTACGATTATTGCGGCCAAACACGGCCAGGAAGCCGGCGGCACCATCACCGTCAGAAAAATCAGCAATGGCGTGGGTGTAGAAAAAATCTTCCCAATCCACTCACCGGTCGTTGACAAGATTGAAGTCGTGAAACAATACGACGTCCGCAGAGCGAAATTAAACTACTTAAGAGACCCGATGTTTAAGAGACGTTTGAAGGAAAAAAAATAA
- the gmk gene encoding guanylate kinase translates to MGQLIIISSPSGGGKDAVIRELIKKFPNSVRLTTTTTRPPRPHEQNGIEYFFVSPDEFKKRLNENKFIEHNIYSDNYYGVERKNLEEPLKKYDFVFTNVEVHGKENIDKAGFPSLSVFLMPESMEVLKERIERRGGINDPKIIAKRLEQAKNEVEQSKNYDFRVVNKEGELSETVDKVAKFIVDKKAELV, encoded by the coding sequence ATGGGCCAACTTATAATCATCTCCTCCCCTTCCGGCGGCGGCAAAGATGCGGTTATCAGAGAGCTGATAAAAAAATTTCCCAATTCAGTGCGCCTGACCACCACCACTACCCGTCCGCCCCGGCCGCACGAACAAAACGGTATTGAGTATTTTTTTGTCAGCCCGGATGAATTTAAAAAACGACTAAATGAAAATAAATTTATTGAACACAACATCTACTCCGACAATTATTACGGGGTTGAACGAAAAAATCTTGAAGAACCTCTAAAAAAATATGATTTTGTCTTTACCAATGTTGAGGTGCACGGCAAAGAAAACATTGATAAGGCCGGCTTCCCCAGTTTGTCGGTATTTTTAATGCCGGAAAGCATGGAAGTTTTAAAAGAGAGAATTGAGAGGCGCGGCGGCATAAACGATCCAAAAATTATTGCCAAACGGCTTGAACAGGCCAAAAACGAGGTGGAACAATCAAAAAATTACGATTTTAGAGTAGTAAATAAAGAAGGTGAACTCTCCGAAACCGTTGATAAGGTAGCCAAGTTCATTGTTGACAAAAAAGCTGAATTAGTATAG